TGAGCATTTTACCAGAAATTCCCTTGCTTTTTGCTtagcattaaaaagaaaaccaacTTCCTCTCTCTTGTACATTCATGGCGATGGATATCATATAGCGTAATATAAGTTACAGCTATGGCGATGAGAAATTATGTCTTGCACATCTACAGGTTTTCAGTTTTAACCGACCATGCTTGTGCTGAACCTCCAGTGTAGAGAGTTGCAAAACCGAAAAATTTAACGAGAAGAGCCGAAAAGGAAGGAAGGgaaaaaacgaaaaattaaacaagaagaaCCGAAAAGGAACGAAGGGTACTGTATTCTGTGTTGATAACGCCTTGAAATTTTGCCTTATTACTATTTCAGATCTTGTCTACATAGTTCTGAGgcgtatattcattcattttttccagaAATGGAGCAATCTGAATCTTTCTGCATAATTTCAACAACTACAATAAGGGACAGGCAATCGATGCATTTTCTACTTGCATAGATTGGTCCTTTGTGTGTCATTGAGCTTCTTTGTGTTCATTAATATAAGATGGTTGCGGCCTATGTGGATTACATGACTTTTTCGTAAACCAGCTTTCGATTGGTCACTTTTTGTAACCTGCTTTCGATTGGACACTTCTCGTAAAGgaaacgctattttgttttcttggttgCTGGCTTGCATTTGTAATGAAAGTAAAAAGCTGAGAGCCAGGTTTAGAAGAtgttctgccttttaggtagatttaatagtaaaatcctatcgtaatactggCTCGTCGAGACGAGCCAgcataaacgcacaaaaatagcatttaattcttatatttacatttcgaACGTAACTTGCTACGCacagttgttgtttgtttttcacgAGTATCAGAAAATCAGAATAAATGTCAGAatatcgatcttttcaacatctTAATAGAACAGCCATAAGACATGCCCACGTACAACTGTTATTCGCCTTACGGTAGAAGTTGTTCTTGAATTTTATTCAAGTGAAAAGTTAAAAGCAGTGAAAAATCATAGTCATGTCGCCATAAAAGGGTTGAATTATAAtctgttctttttgaaattttgacttctaATTTTGAAAGTCgccattttgttaatgtttcataAATGACGTCAGACTGCGCATGCGGAAAAGGTacgtaaatattgtttttacgaAAATAAACGCCTTTTTCTTTCCATATAGAATGTACAGAAAATCTATAACCCCGAACAATTGACGGCAAATTACTATCAATTAATGTTCTCAGTCTGTATTACAGCCTAAGACATTGCGTAAAGTAAGTACAGCAAACGGAGTCTGTTGGAATTTTTCTGTTTTGTCTAGTCGTATTTGTACCAATTAAGTTCTGATCTAACTAATCATTACTATATTACTATTACAATGGTGACAGGTGTAAGAAGCCTGTCGTCTCTTATCTTTCTGCGTGTATCACTAATCTTTGTTTTTTCTTGCACTGGTTACTAGTACACTAACCAGTCTAAAATTTGGAAATTCCTGGCAACTGTCCACCTCAACAACTcgtttcatttttcattattgtaCTGGTAtgtttgaaagctattttgaaaaTCGAAACACTATGACTTTCTAAAACAAGACAATTTGCTCCAGACTTAATAATGAAACGATAAATAGATTATAAATTTTAGCTCGTGAATATATTCTCAAGAATTTTTTCGCCCTCCCTCAAGTAACTTTCGCTgtaacaaatttcaaaatatgacaaatctGTTTTTCTAGATAGCTTTTAGATATTGttgttctatatatatatattgaaagttGACTTCGCCTTTAAGTATAGGTGCTGATGGGAATGTGGCTATCCTATCTGCATTTTGTtcctttatttgaattaaaatattcaactgttacattaaataaattatacCGTAGTGGTATGACCTTCACAttgacaatataaaaaataattcgcATCGAACAGATTTCTGCATTTGTCGAATTTGGAGACAAAATTCCCCCCACCCCCTAATATAAAACTTATAAGCAGATTCGCTGATCGCATTCCAAATCGAAAGAATGCTTTCTAAATACTGAGTCAGTCAGTAATATAAACTAAAAATgaacataatataatattatatacccaCATATTCTTGTATGTTTGTGAAAAATCATAaatcttgagaaaaaaatgaatcaagATATAGTGTACCAGCTAAAAAGTATGAGCGAAGTTACCTTTGTAACAATTAGCGAACATACAAAACATTTAGTTTTCACATATAACTTTTCacaaaatctatttatttttatttacaatgtatacaaaATAATCTGTCACgccatataataaatatatatctatgaaTACCTTATAGTTTTACCAGAACTTGTCACAGAATCAACCGTTAGCAATCGATTGAGCCCTTTTCAGCTTTTATTTCAGAGTGTCTGTCAGAAATCAGAGAACTGTATTTTCATTAATCACCTGAATCTGGATATAAGATTTCCCGTCAGCACGTACGAGTTTAGGTGTTAGCAGTTTTGATGGTGATATCTTTGGCGTTGCTGGGGACTCCAGTTTCGGCGTCTCTGCACTAAAAACAGAGTCATCACAGTCACTTGTGCTTGTTTTCGACAATAACAGGTCACGTGATTCATCATCGGCCTCTGTTGGCAGGCGGCTATACAATGCAATATTGTCTTTTTTATTCTCATGAAAAACTGTTTCCTCGATTTTCTGGTTCGGGAAAGGTCCAGATTTGGATGCAAGATCCGTCATTTTTTCCAACAATTTCTCACGTCTGTTTTTCTTTCTGAGTATAGCCATTTCTTTCAGATATGATCTAAGTTGTCCGTCCTGCTTGTTCCTTCTAATATGTGACGCAATCATCATGACGATAGACAGACCGTAAATGAGAACGACTGCCACCACATAATAAAGAGCACCAATGTTATCGTAGTCTGCTTCACGCGTGTCCACTATAGCCACGTAGGTTTCATTGTCGGTTGCCTGGATACGGAAACGCATGTTCCGGGCGGCGTCCATCATACGATACTGCAACAAAAACAAAGGTACTACGATTATTCAAGACCAACATCGAATCATGTTACCCACAGAGAGTTATATTATTTCAGattttagttatatataatgCTTTGTTTCTTCACAAAAGATTTGGAACCCAGATGGTTTGTTGTTAAAACTCTATTCAAATTCTCAATTGAGTTTTGTGTTACAGGAAAATATATTTACGTCTGCAAGATTTAAAATGTCAGACGACATTGCTTTGTTTAGGCGGTAGCTGATTTAAATCCAATAAAAAGCTAAGATCTGACCTTTTGAAACAATACTGTTGAAACATGTGGATATTAGCAAGAATGAAATTACCAAATATGGGCATTTGGCAAATATTCTATAAGAAATCAAGTGtgcaataaaacatatataaaacaaaaacaataacaaacacagGAGATGGTTTTTAATGCCTGCTTTTAGTAAAGTGCAGTTAAATTCGATATAAAaactttcctttgattttgtCAGTATGAAAGTATCAGAGCTTACTTTGATCAAACGCTTTGGTTTTatgtcacatttttaaatgctttGGGTGGGTGTATCTTAAAATCAGCATGTAAATGTTTGTGTTTGTGGTGAATAAAAAGGGCGTATTTAATGGTGGATTTTTGAGTTGGGAAAATTATTCGAAATAAAGTGTCATAGCTTTTCATATGGAGTTACCGTTTTCGAAATGCATTTTCTGTTCATGCAGTGTTTCCTTAAATGCATGTactgaaaatgtaattaaaaacgGCTCATTTTTATTGTTCTGCATGTGCTTTGACACACATTTATTTGCTAGAACGAGTAGCATACATAGATTTGCAGGAAAGTTCCTGTAAAGCCATCTGTACTCTTTACCCTCTTCAAACGGAGGAACGGGGGATTAAAATCCTAATTAACATGATGATACAGGGGTTTCTTAATTGTTTCTAGATGTACAATACTGTTTTAGAGAAAAACACATTAAGAAAGGACCAGCAGTTATAACACTTTTTGTGGAAGCCTAGTGTGTCATGCTAACTGCGAAATGCTAACTGCCAAATACTTATACCAAATACCAAATATTTATACCAAATGCCAAATACTTATACTAAATGCCAAATAATTACACCAAATTCCAAATGCTTATATTAAATGCCAAATATTTATACCAAATACCAAATACTTATACTAAATGCAAGATACTTATACCAAATGCCAAATACTTATACTAAGTACCAAATACTTATACCAAATGCCAAATAtttatgctaaatgccaaatacttacGCTTAATGCCAAACATCTAATAATAAATTATGACCAGCAAATAGTATATGGTATAGTCTTAGTGCTAAATGCTGAATGTCAAATATGTAATTCTTATCTCTAAAACGTTTAGAAAACCAGTTTTTGATAAAGCCAAAGTTCAGCTACGAATGCTAATGACAATCattaactgatatattcagctctatCCAATAAGCATTATGCAATAAGCATTTGACCCTATTTTGTTTCGCATGTTTTGCAATTCAGAATTTGCATTTATCACTTGAAAATTACCATTTGATAGTCGATAtctgacattatgaatttaacaGTTAGCATTTAGCCTTAAGTAAATAGCAATTTGCATTCAATCAGTTTTAATTAAATATGCCTACTCAATTTTCTAATTTAACAACGTCTGAATTGTTCAATGTGAAAAGCAAAAGCATGTTGATTATCATTCTGCACTAGAAACGTCATGTCAAAAGTTGATTACAATGccaaatgtattttaataatagGACAAGGTTGATATACTTGTAAATGTACTgcgaaaagtaaatacaaaattcTCTCTAAAGCATTACATGCATTTGTTTTGTTTCCAACATGGACCTAATAAGATTTACTATTCCAGAAAAttgtattttgaacatttttttctgaagtttaaaaattgagaaaaacatgaaaaacatacaaacaacaatCGTTTCATTTATCCAGCTATAAACGGCTATACAGTATACGGTAAACggaatatctttattatttttgtaaatgcaaCAAACACTACCAATTTGAAAATAgaatttagaaataatatgtcAAAGTATATGTAAAAAGAAATACGATATAAATATCTAAATGCATTTAGTTAAGACTGTTAAAAGTATGGTAAAATATTCATGCCAAggttaaatataaacatttttgtctATGCGACGCAATTTGATTTTGATCGCTAAAAtactgatatttttcattttgactcATGACAAAAATAGTTGTTTAATTCCGCAGTAATTTTATCTTAAATTGTCTTTAATATacataacttttaacttttttgcaaataGGGTCATTAAGTCTATGATTAAAGACGTTTAATAAAACTCTGAAATGAAATCTTATATGACTTCTGTGtttgcatatttcttttaaagctTTCTTCCGTGTTGTCAGTAGAGCGACCAACCACTCATTTATAGTTATTTTGTTCTCTAGAAATTCACTGACCAAATGTCATTTTTTGTCACATTAATTACTTCTCATATATCACAATTTAGACAGACACAAATATACACAGAAAAGAGTACGTATTTATTACCTTCGACATGATGCTGTTTAGTGTTTAAGGCACTGCTTCTTTAACAAGTAAGCACTCTTGTTTCCAAACGTAATTCACCTCACTACTCAGTGTTTCTTCCTTCGTTCCAGCACTTCTGTCTGAAAATTCCAATATTATTACAACGTTAGGAAATCTGTTTAAAATCTCATTATTTGAATAATTGGCagaacatttttcatataaatacatatatactaTAGTATTAGTGCTCGCTTTTTAACACCTCGTTTCGTCAACAGATTATATGACAATCTGGAGACATGCATCAAGCAATTCAAATGATTTCAATCTAAAACCATCATACATATTTCTCTTGTGTCTTGTTATAACATTGACTGCCACACTTGTAGCCAAATCGTGAAATTATATCTGCGCAATATTGGACGCCTTCTCAGTGTTGAATATTGGTATAAAACACATATTTATGACTAAATTTGAGCCAATAGTGTTGTCTTCAATAAATCTTTGCAAATATATAACAGTTATTTTAGAAATATGTCATTTACAAACCCCAATATTATTCAAACATTGTTTATTTACTCCATAAAACGCCTAAAATCTAAAATGGTACCTGTTATGAAACTGTACtataaataagatcaaatatTCCCTGAACATTTAGTATGTccattaaatatgaaatatcaatatgATGTGCTGACGGCAAAGCAGATTTTATCTATGCTTGCGAGTGCCTTTGTCGCTTCTATCCACCAATTGTGGTTAGCATCATATCAGTATAACAAACAGTTAGTATTTTTAGAACGGTAGATGTCTTTATACTGTCATCAGGGACGTCATTATTTCCCACAATGACTCTGTcccttttacatatatttatctgAAAAAATCCGTAGTTTTGAATTCAGGTCAagagggggttttttttttgtttatttgtttggttCTAAAGAATGGTATGTCTAAACTAATcaattctttattattattattaatttggCTGCAGGGCACATTAATTTTGTGACACTAGAATATATGAGAAATAGAACAAACCATGAAAGATATGagttatatatgaataaaagcaCTTAAATATTGCCGTGCCGCAAGAGAACTGCTGTCATAGTGATATGtataagaaaagaaaaacgtCATTTGCGTATGAGTGCTTAACTGAATTCTTTGTACAAATCGCTTGATATTTCCTAgttctaaataaaagtaaatagaaTATCAAGCAGTTCAACATGTtggtgtaaaatgaaatgaaatatttcatctgTAGCagatttacatttcattttaatagacaagTTGACATATTGACATACAATattatgcgcaaatgtattagtGATACATAAACAATGTTTGCTGCATCAGTTTATTCTGCCACGGCATACGTACAGTTGTACATCTAATTCATATAGATAATAACTTAAATGACAGCCAGGAAAATTTGGAATTCTGCTAATGGCATcatattgattttgatataaagaCACCTTTGCATTAAAAGGAACATATCTAGCAAAAAATTTATGTCTAAATATAATTGTATAGAACAATGTTGCATACGAGAGAAACAAAATTCGATTTAATACAAATCTGACAGATTGCAGTAGACACTTTACACTATAATCATCGTCATTGCGCAGATCTCCTGACACCTTTCGCCCACTAAGTCTTGTGTTTACGCTAACATAAATCACATTTAACAAGCATGATTTATTTAAATCACGAAGTCCGTTTTAATGCTCCAGACAGTTCTAGATTGTATTTATTCGCAATTGGAAATGTTGGCGAGATACAATAATACGACGCAACAATTTCTTGCATACATAAACACTAGTAGACGTTATATATACCATATCTCATATAATGGAAACAAATTGTTTATGTCTGCATGTAATGTGTGACTGGCACAGAAGATTTCAGTTTAagtatttattgaataaattgaATTTCGCGAGTCCTATTTTGAAGTGAAAAccaaggaacgttctccctgactacacACGGACGCCGTAAAAACAGCGCCCCGTTATCATTAAGCAGCGTAACTTTCACTCTATTCCTGTtactgttcatacgaaatgaacgtcataatttttaatggaaaagaGTAGAGCGAGTGTAAATATAATCTGTTAGATAGAATGAAGTGAAATATGATTTGATGACAGATGGCAATATATGAAAGATCTGAGCGAGGGCATAGCACATAAATCATTGTCTATCTAAGATTTGTTTTGAATTCACTCGATGCGGACATAACCTTTTCTACAATCAAAAGAAGCtaaatattttgtcaataaaTGGTAATGACTGGATGGATAAAAAGTCGTTTCTACTTCCTGAAATATGGACTTAACCCCCGTTCACTATCTAAAACGCAGAGAGTAATATGGCTGTCTCTCGGACTGCTCTTGTTTCATCGGTAATGCTAGCAGGAGATAGTTAGATTACCTCATACATGATAGATGCATACTGTTTGTATTTTTGCGATAATAAGAAAATTAAGATTTACTATGATATTTCTCCCATGTAGTTTGTTTGTTCTTTGATATTTTATAGGAAGCAATAGTATGTAGTCATTATACAATAGGGTCTTGATGTGGGTTGCTGTATTCAGCTCGAGTGCATTTTGCCAGGTCAGATAGAGCAGAATACAAAGTctcagatcaagctactgttatatgACTCTTAtgatatacctccacctttttgttcaggaaatagattttagttctGCGTGCtgtgttggcaaataaaacacgctTTTTCGTTCAGGTGCGTCGTAACTAATCTTCACGAAgaactaaaatttatttccattctaacacgtttaGCTTCCTTTTTTATGAGGAATAGCCAAAAGGatgtcattttgcgaaacgtgatTTTAAAGTGTTAGAACAGTTTGTCGGTGTTGAAATAGAACTGAGTGTAGCTTTCGTGTGCGCTATTTACAGAACTGTGTCAAGTCATGCATATTAGATGAAAGTAGTTTggcaacatgcaatacaaaaggtacGATACGGATTTTTGTCTGCCTGATCGTATTTACTTGTTGTTGAGACCAAGCCGTATGCTTTTGACAGAAATAGTTAGGTATATCGTAAAAGTCGTTATTGAATATTCTGGTTAAGTTATAGACTATATGAAAATGACTATATGAAACGTAACTGACACTATTAATAAAGACATCCCAATTTTGTCATTGAAATACTACAATACTGAAATCACGTCGACATTTTATTTGCACCATATTGGCGCTTAAAAAATGCTGTATCTTCTAGTCCTTTGGGACTTATAAAAAAGAATTGCATAATCGAAATGATATAACAGAACAGAGCTACATTTAATTCATACACTCTTAACTCATCAATAGCTGCAAAGAATAATTCACTAGACATTTCCGCACTCTGAATTATTCCACAGAAAGTGTAATCTCTTTATCgtgttttaatattattgacGTCGACCAACTACTTGGAGCTTAGCATGCGCCGAAAAATGGTGCTTCTTGTTTACATTTAACACATAcataaatcaaaatgatatatagtAGAACCTTGTTTTACTTTCTATATATGCGACAATGGGGTTATACGGCTGAGGAATAATTTCAAGAGAGCGCTTTATATCATTTCTTGAATATAACACAATTAATTGATTATTTGCTCTCGCTCTTGAATTTTAAAATTCTATTGTAAAATGTGGCACAATATTTTTCTAGATCGCGTGGTAGTTTCATATCTTAATTAACAGTATATATGcttttatatacattgttttgTTATGAATGACAATATACAGAACATATTATAAGCTTAAAAGAAATGTTGAATGCTCACAACTGTTACAACTGTAACtccgttgttgttgttgtttttgttgatttttgaaagatgagcatgttttaatttcattgcaTTATTTGTAGCTGACCATCCATGTAGACCATGCTGCAGACAACACACCATAACCTTGAAATCACTGTATCAATTCCATCACAAAGTTCAGTCTTATTTCTCTGATATCTATAACATTtactaataaaatatgtttttaaaagctATGTTCAACTTTTTACTCAAAGACTTCATTTAATTCATGTTTGTATCTGCTTTAATGAAAATCGTCTTTATGAAAAGTACCGGTATTCCTTTTACGGAGTTACAAGAATAATCAACAAAGACGAAATGGTACCTTCTTATTTATTTTCCACATTTAAAGTTCACCCCGTCAAATTTCAACACTTTTGTCACGAATCGCCTAAATTTTCATGCTATAAAATATAGTCTCAGATCTTGTAAAGCGTAATAATAGAGAAGAGCTCAGCATGGAAAAGACGAGATTTCTAATTACTATTGACAAATTCGTTTTAC
The sequence above is a segment of the Mercenaria mercenaria strain notata chromosome 3, MADL_Memer_1, whole genome shotgun sequence genome. Coding sequences within it:
- the LOC128555816 gene encoding uncharacterized protein LOC128555816; this translates as MSKYRMMDAARNMRFRIQATDNETYVAIVDTREADYDNIGALYYVVAVVLIYGLSIVMMIASHIRRNKQDGQLRSYLKEMAILRKKNRREKLLEKMTDLASKSGPFPNQKIEETVFHENKKDNIALYSRLPTEADDESRDLLLSKTSTSDCDDSVFSAETPKLESPATPKISPSKLLTPKLVRADGKSYIQIQVINENTVL